In a genomic window of Streptomyces katrae:
- a CDS encoding HAD family hydrolase produces MSGGTAHIVWDWNGTLLHDIDAVMTATNASFAELGFPPITLERYRELYVVPVPKFYERLMGRLPSEEEWVVMDEAFHRHYWAAAADSGLAEGARELLRGWQADGYTQSLLSLAPHDRLVPLVREHGIDVHFLRVDGRTGPSHTSKAGHLVRHMAALEAAGVTASRTVLVGDAVDDALAAAHVGARAVLYTGGSHSRASLESAGVPVVDSLAEAVATARELAG; encoded by the coding sequence GTGAGTGGTGGTACGGCCCACATCGTGTGGGACTGGAACGGGACCCTGCTGCACGACATCGACGCCGTCATGACCGCCACCAACGCCTCCTTCGCCGAGCTCGGTTTTCCGCCGATCACCCTGGAGCGCTACCGCGAGCTGTATGTCGTCCCCGTGCCGAAGTTCTACGAGCGGCTCATGGGCCGGCTGCCCTCCGAGGAGGAGTGGGTCGTGATGGACGAGGCCTTCCACCGGCACTACTGGGCGGCCGCCGCGGACTCCGGTCTCGCCGAGGGCGCGCGGGAGCTGCTGCGGGGCTGGCAGGCGGACGGGTATACCCAGTCCCTGCTGTCCCTCGCGCCCCACGACAGGCTCGTCCCCCTGGTCCGCGAACACGGCATCGACGTGCACTTCCTCCGGGTCGACGGCCGTACCGGACCCTCGCACACCTCCAAGGCGGGGCACCTCGTACGCCATATGGCCGCCCTGGAGGCGGCCGGTGTGACGGCTTCCCGTACGGTCCTCGTCGGCGACGCCGTGGACGATGCGCTGGCCGCCGCCCACGTGGGCGCACGCGCCGTCCTGTACACCGGGGGCTCGCACAGCCGGGCCAGTCTGGAGTCGGCGGGCGTGCCCGTGGTCGACAGCCTCGCCGAGGCCGTCGCCACCGCCCGTGAGCTGGCCGGATAA
- a CDS encoding DUF6912 family protein — translation MRVYVPLTLPGLAEAHKAGELGPAPLRAYAVTPGLREWYVSDDIEELEYAALSRAAAASLRMLAADAAAPRKRVVVAVDVDDKAAVASPGLDEATLGQVTLAAAVRLTVAAAVHVDAGDAEEDVTAAAGALAAADAGDDDAQFIVDGAEDHELLWFGVQEIPGLLG, via the coding sequence ATGCGCGTGTACGTCCCCCTGACCCTTCCCGGGCTCGCCGAGGCGCACAAGGCGGGCGAGCTGGGGCCCGCCCCGCTCCGCGCGTACGCCGTGACCCCCGGGCTGCGGGAGTGGTACGTCTCCGACGACATCGAGGAGCTGGAGTACGCGGCCCTCAGCCGGGCCGCCGCCGCCTCCCTGCGGATGCTGGCCGCGGACGCCGCCGCGCCGCGCAAGCGGGTCGTCGTCGCCGTCGACGTGGACGACAAGGCCGCCGTCGCCTCTCCCGGGCTGGACGAGGCCACCCTCGGGCAGGTGACGCTCGCCGCCGCCGTGCGGCTGACCGTGGCCGCCGCCGTGCACGTGGACGCCGGGGACGCCGAGGAGGACGTGACCGCCGCCGCCGGGGCGCTGGCCGCCGCGGACGCCGGGGACGACGACGCGCAGTTCATCGTCGACGGCGCCGAGGACCACGAGCTGCTGTGGTTCGGCGTGCAGGAGATCCCCGGGCTGCTGGGGTGA
- a CDS encoding Rv3235 family protein — translation MRRLGPHEWFAQRILAVVSGQRPVHSLLGLTVGEAYDQLVELAPTGPLRERLRPVLRHCGRFHPGPGVIEAFARIATGDRVSAMAFRLEQGADQRWRCAAVEIRGPRPWGSSRVAVVS, via the coding sequence GTGCGCCGGCTGGGGCCGCACGAGTGGTTCGCGCAGCGGATCCTCGCCGTGGTGAGCGGGCAGCGGCCCGTGCATTCGCTGCTCGGGCTGACCGTCGGGGAGGCCTACGACCAGCTGGTCGAGCTCGCGCCGACCGGGCCGCTTCGGGAGCGGCTGCGGCCCGTGCTGCGGCACTGCGGGCGGTTCCACCCGGGGCCGGGGGTCATCGAGGCGTTCGCCCGGATCGCGACGGGGGACCGGGTCTCCGCGATGGCATTCCGGCTCGAACAGGGGGCTGATCAGCGCTGGCGGTGTGCCGCCGTGGAGATCCGGGGTCCCCGCCCCTGGGGGAGTTCGCGGGTCGCGGTCGTATCCTGA
- the secA gene encoding preprotein translocase subunit SecA, translated as MSVLTKLMRAGEGKILRKLHRIADQVNSIEEDFVNLSDAELRALTDEYKQRYQDGESLDDLLPEAFATVREAAKRVLGQRHYDVQIMGGAALHLGYVAEMKTGEGKTLVGTLPAYLNALSGLGVHLITVNDYLAERDSELMGRVHKFLGLEVGCILANMSPAQRREQYNCDITYGTNNEFGFDYLRDNMAWSKDELVQRGHNFAVVDEVDSILVDEARTPLIISGPADQATKWYADFAKLVTRLTKGEPGNPLKGIEETGDYEVDEKKRTVGIHEAGVAKVEDWLGIDNLYESVNTPLVGYLNNAIKAKELFKKDKDYVVIDGEVMIVDEHTGRILAGRRYNEGMHQAIEAKEGVDIKDENQTLATITLQNFFRLYTKLSGMTGTAMTEAAEFHQIYKLGVVPIPTNRAMQRKDQPDLIYRTEVAKFAAVVDDIAEKHEKGQPILVGTTSVEKSEYLSQQLSKRGIPHEVLNAKQHEREAAIVAQAGRRGAVTVATNMAGRGTDIKLGGNPDDLAEAELRQRGLDPEEHIEEWAHALPEALSRAEAAVKAEFEEVKELGGLYVLGTERHESRRIDNQLRGRSGRQGDPGESRFYLSLGDDLMRLFKAQMVERVMAMANVPDDVPIENKMVTRAIASAQSQVETQNFETRKNVLKYDEVLNSQREVIYGERRRVLEGEDLHEQVRFFMDDTIDAYIAAETVEGFAEEWDLDRLWGAFKQLYPIKVTVEELEEAAGDRAGITAEFIAESVKDDIHEQYEAREAALGADVMRELERRVVLSVLDRKWREHLYEMDYLQEGIGLRAMAQKDPLVEYQREGFDMFNAMMEGIKEESVGYLFNLEVQVEQQVEEVPVQAEAAPSLAKEPVPSARPEIRAKGLDTPQRPDRLHFSAPTVDGEGGVVEGDFDDANGGDGLTRAERRKAQKATGGRRRKK; from the coding sequence GTGTCCGTCCTCACCAAGCTCATGCGTGCAGGCGAAGGCAAGATCCTGCGCAAACTGCACCGCATCGCGGACCAGGTCAACTCCATCGAAGAGGACTTCGTCAACCTCTCCGACGCCGAGTTGCGGGCCCTCACGGACGAGTACAAGCAGCGCTACCAGGACGGCGAGAGCCTCGACGACCTGCTCCCCGAGGCCTTCGCGACCGTCCGCGAGGCCGCGAAGCGCGTCCTGGGCCAGCGGCACTACGACGTCCAGATCATGGGCGGCGCCGCGCTGCACCTCGGGTACGTCGCCGAGATGAAGACCGGTGAGGGCAAGACCCTCGTCGGTACGCTGCCCGCCTACCTGAACGCCCTGTCGGGCCTGGGCGTCCACCTGATCACGGTCAACGACTACCTCGCCGAGCGCGACTCCGAGCTGATGGGCCGGGTGCACAAGTTCCTCGGCCTGGAGGTCGGCTGCATCCTGGCGAACATGTCGCCCGCCCAGCGCCGCGAACAGTACAACTGCGACATCACGTACGGAACGAACAACGAGTTCGGCTTCGACTACCTGCGCGACAACATGGCCTGGTCGAAGGACGAGCTGGTCCAGCGCGGCCACAACTTCGCCGTGGTCGACGAGGTCGACTCCATCCTCGTCGACGAGGCCCGCACCCCGCTGATCATCTCCGGCCCGGCCGACCAGGCGACGAAGTGGTACGCCGACTTCGCCAAGCTGGTCACCCGCCTGACCAAGGGCGAGCCGGGCAACCCGCTCAAGGGCATCGAGGAGACCGGCGACTACGAGGTCGACGAGAAGAAGCGCACGGTCGGCATCCACGAGGCCGGCGTCGCCAAGGTCGAGGACTGGCTCGGCATCGACAACCTCTACGAGTCGGTGAACACCCCGCTCGTCGGCTACCTGAACAACGCCATCAAGGCGAAGGAACTGTTCAAGAAGGACAAGGACTACGTCGTCATCGACGGCGAAGTCATGATCGTCGACGAGCACACCGGCCGTATCCTCGCCGGCCGCCGCTACAACGAGGGCATGCACCAGGCGATCGAGGCGAAGGAAGGGGTGGACATCAAGGACGAGAACCAGACCCTCGCCACGATCACCCTCCAGAACTTCTTCCGCCTCTACACCAAGCTGTCCGGTATGACCGGTACGGCCATGACCGAGGCCGCCGAGTTCCACCAGATCTACAAGCTCGGCGTCGTCCCGATCCCGACGAACCGCGCGATGCAGCGCAAGGACCAGCCCGACCTCATCTACCGCACCGAGGTCGCCAAGTTCGCCGCCGTCGTCGACGACATCGCCGAGAAGCACGAGAAGGGCCAGCCGATCCTCGTCGGCACGACGTCGGTCGAGAAGTCCGAGTACCTCTCGCAGCAGCTCTCCAAGCGCGGCATCCCGCACGAGGTGCTCAACGCCAAGCAGCACGAGCGCGAGGCCGCCATCGTCGCCCAGGCGGGCCGCCGCGGCGCCGTCACCGTCGCCACGAACATGGCCGGCCGCGGTACCGACATCAAGCTCGGCGGCAACCCCGACGACCTCGCCGAGGCGGAGCTGCGCCAGCGCGGCCTCGACCCGGAGGAGCACATCGAGGAGTGGGCGCACGCCCTGCCCGAAGCGCTCTCCAGGGCCGAGGCGGCCGTGAAGGCGGAGTTCGAGGAGGTCAAGGAGCTCGGCGGCCTGTACGTGCTGGGCACCGAGCGGCACGAGTCGCGCCGTATCGACAACCAGCTGCGCGGCCGCTCCGGCCGTCAGGGCGACCCGGGCGAGTCCCGTTTCTACCTGTCGCTGGGCGACGACCTGATGCGCCTGTTCAAGGCCCAGATGGTCGAGCGCGTCATGGCCATGGCCAACGTGCCGGACGACGTCCCGATCGAGAACAAGATGGTCACGCGCGCGATCGCGTCGGCCCAGTCGCAGGTCGAGACCCAGAACTTCGAGACCCGTAAGAACGTCCTGAAGTACGACGAGGTCCTCAACAGCCAGCGCGAGGTCATCTACGGCGAGCGCCGCCGCGTCCTGGAGGGCGAGGACCTGCACGAGCAGGTGCGCTTCTTCATGGACGACACGATCGACGCGTACATCGCCGCCGAGACGGTCGAGGGCTTCGCCGAGGAGTGGGACCTGGACCGGCTGTGGGGCGCCTTCAAGCAGCTCTACCCGATCAAGGTGACGGTGGAAGAGCTGGAGGAGGCCGCCGGGGACCGCGCGGGCATCACCGCCGAGTTCATCGCCGAGTCCGTCAAGGACGACATCCACGAGCAGTACGAGGCGCGCGAGGCGGCCCTGGGCGCCGACGTCATGCGCGAGCTGGAGCGCCGCGTGGTCCTGTCGGTGCTGGACCGCAAGTGGCGTGAGCACCTCTACGAGATGGACTACCTCCAGGAGGGCATCGGCCTGCGCGCGATGGCCCAGAAGGACCCGCTGGTCGAGTACCAGCGCGAGGGCTTCGACATGTTCAACGCCATGATGGAGGGCATCAAGGAGGAGTCCGTCGGCTACCTGTTCAACCTGGAGGTCCAGGTGGAGCAGCAGGTCGAGGAGGTCCCCGTGCAGGCCGAGGCGGCCCCGTCGCTGGCCAAGGAGCCGGTGCCGTCGGCGCGCCCGGAGATCCGCGCCAAGGGCCTGGACACCCCGCAGCGCCCGGACCGCCTGCACTTCTCCGCCCCGACGGTGGACGGCGAGGGCGGCGTGGTCGAGGGCGACTTCGACGACGCCAACGGCGGAGACGGCCTGACCCGCGCGGAGCGCCGCAAGGCCCAGAAGGCGACGGGCGGCCGCCGCCGCAAGAAGTAA
- a CDS encoding GNAT family N-acetyltransferase, with translation MEPLTLSTARLTLRPFAPSDAEEVHAACQDPEIQRWTVVPSPYERAHAEEWVNEFSPASWREDRAYTFAVRLGEDGPLVASVGVHVRGPGAYEIGYWTAKEHRGRGYMTEAVDGVARWLFTEVGAGRLEWRAAVGNAPSRAVAEKAGFRVEGTLRAALDIRGTLRDCWVGGLLPSDLGLPCRLPYLPAVSATP, from the coding sequence ATGGAACCCCTCACCCTGTCCACCGCCCGGCTTACCCTGCGCCCCTTCGCCCCCTCCGACGCGGAGGAGGTCCACGCCGCCTGCCAGGACCCCGAGATCCAGCGCTGGACCGTCGTGCCCTCCCCCTACGAGCGGGCGCACGCCGAGGAGTGGGTGAACGAGTTCTCCCCCGCCTCCTGGCGCGAGGACCGCGCGTACACCTTCGCGGTACGGCTCGGGGAGGACGGCCCGCTGGTCGCCTCCGTCGGGGTGCACGTGCGCGGCCCCGGTGCCTACGAGATCGGCTACTGGACCGCGAAGGAGCACCGGGGCCGCGGCTACATGACCGAAGCGGTCGACGGTGTGGCCCGCTGGCTGTTCACCGAGGTCGGCGCCGGCCGCCTGGAATGGCGCGCCGCCGTCGGGAACGCGCCCTCCCGCGCCGTCGCGGAGAAGGCCGGCTTCCGCGTCGAGGGCACCCTGCGGGCCGCCCTCGACATACGCGGCACCCTGCGCGACTGCTGGGTCGGCGGCCTGCTCCCCTCGGACCTCGGGCTGCCCTGCCGGCTGCCGTACCTGCCCGCTGTCAGTGCCACCCCCTAG
- a CDS encoding winged helix-turn-helix domain-containing protein → MPIIALSADEARRIALRAQGFLGAPDRKAGVRGVLRHLGAVQLDTISVLARSHELIPYARLGAVGRDTVEQAYWSDSHAFEYWSHAACILPIEEWPHFAFRRRARRARGHRWHVLQDKERSTAAVLDRLRADGPLTSSELGGAKNGGEWFEWSETKIAVEWLLDTGEVVCTERRGWKRVYDLAERAVPDALFHDDLDDRECLRRLVELAGGSLGVGTRADIADYHRLKGEQFDAVVADSGLVPVSVEGWGKPAWAHPQALASEPRGRHRTTLLSPFDSLVWDRPRTERIFGFTHRLEAYVPKPKRIHGYFAMPLLAGGRLQGRVDPGREGRTLVARQLSLTTPKAAGAMAEALWEAARWVGCEDVRVERAGDEREAAAVTAELAARRA, encoded by the coding sequence ATGCCGATCATCGCCCTCTCCGCCGACGAGGCCCGCCGGATCGCGCTGCGCGCGCAGGGCTTCCTCGGCGCGCCCGACCGCAAGGCAGGTGTGCGCGGGGTGCTGCGGCACCTGGGCGCCGTACAGCTGGACACCATCTCGGTCCTGGCCCGGTCGCACGAGCTGATCCCCTACGCCCGGCTCGGCGCGGTCGGCCGGGACACCGTGGAGCAGGCGTACTGGTCGGACAGCCACGCCTTCGAGTACTGGTCGCACGCGGCGTGCATCCTGCCCATCGAGGAGTGGCCGCACTTCGCGTTCCGCCGCCGCGCCCGCCGGGCCCGCGGCCACCGCTGGCACGTCCTGCAGGACAAGGAGCGCTCGACGGCCGCCGTCCTGGACCGGCTGCGCGCCGACGGCCCGCTGACTTCCTCCGAGCTGGGCGGCGCGAAGAACGGCGGGGAGTGGTTCGAGTGGTCCGAGACCAAGATCGCGGTGGAGTGGCTGCTCGACACCGGTGAGGTGGTCTGCACCGAGCGGCGCGGCTGGAAGCGGGTCTACGACCTGGCCGAGCGGGCCGTGCCCGACGCCCTGTTCCACGACGACCTCGACGACCGCGAGTGCCTGCGCCGCCTGGTCGAGCTGGCCGGCGGGTCCCTCGGGGTGGGCACCCGGGCCGACATCGCCGACTACCACCGCCTCAAGGGCGAGCAGTTCGACGCGGTGGTCGCCGATTCCGGGCTGGTCCCGGTGTCGGTGGAGGGCTGGGGCAAGCCGGCCTGGGCGCACCCGCAGGCGCTGGCGTCCGAGCCGCGCGGCCGGCACCGCACCACGCTGCTGTCCCCGTTCGACTCCCTCGTGTGGGACCGCCCCCGCACCGAGCGGATCTTCGGCTTCACGCACCGGCTGGAGGCGTACGTCCCCAAGCCGAAGCGGATACACGGGTACTTCGCGATGCCGCTGCTGGCCGGCGGGCGGCTCCAGGGCCGGGTCGACCCGGGCCGCGAGGGGCGCACGCTGGTGGCCCGGCAGCTGTCGCTGACCACCCCGAAGGCCGCCGGGGCGATGGCCGAGGCGCTGTGGGAAGCCGCCCGCTGGGTGGGATGCGAGGACGTACGGGTCGAGCGCGCGGGCGACGAGCGGGAGGCGGCGGCGGTCACGGCGGAACTCGCCGCCCGCCGCGCGTAG
- a CDS encoding response regulator, with the protein MADSFGPVRGDDGAGCRAAEAADPAEAGEPIRVLVVDDHALFRRGLEIVLAQEEDIQVVGEAGDGAEAVDKAADLLPDIVLMDVRMPRRGGIEACTSIKEVAPSAKIIMLTISDEEADLYDAIKAGATGYLLKEISTDEVATAIRAVADGQSQISPSMASKLLTEFKSMIQRTDERRLVPAPRLTDRELEVLKLVATGMNNRDIAKQLFISENTVKNHVRNILEKLQLHSRMEAVVYAMREKILEIR; encoded by the coding sequence ATGGCGGACAGCTTCGGGCCGGTGCGCGGTGACGACGGAGCCGGCTGTCGTGCGGCGGAGGCGGCGGACCCGGCGGAGGCCGGGGAGCCCATCCGGGTCCTCGTGGTCGACGACCACGCCCTCTTCCGGCGCGGGCTGGAGATCGTCCTCGCGCAGGAGGAGGACATCCAGGTCGTCGGCGAGGCCGGGGACGGGGCGGAGGCCGTGGACAAGGCCGCCGACCTGCTTCCGGACATCGTGCTGATGGACGTGCGGATGCCGCGGCGCGGCGGGATCGAGGCCTGCACCTCGATCAAGGAGGTCGCCCCCTCCGCGAAGATCATCATGCTGACGATCAGCGACGAGGAGGCCGACCTCTACGACGCGATCAAGGCGGGCGCGACGGGCTACCTGCTGAAGGAGATCTCCACGGACGAGGTCGCCACCGCGATCCGCGCCGTCGCGGACGGGCAGTCGCAGATCAGCCCGTCGATGGCGTCGAAGCTGCTGACCGAGTTCAAGTCGATGATCCAGCGCACCGACGAGCGCCGGCTGGTGCCGGCGCCCCGGCTGACCGACCGGGAGCTGGAGGTGCTGAAGCTGGTGGCGACCGGGATGAACAACCGGGACATCGCCAAGCAGCTGTTCATCTCCGAGAACACCGTGAAGAACCACGTCCGCAACATCCTGGAGAAGCTCCAGCTGCACTCGCGGATGGAGGCGGTCGTGTACGCGATGCGCGAGAAGATCCTGGAGATCCGCTGA
- the hpf gene encoding ribosome hibernation-promoting factor, HPF/YfiA family encodes MDIVVKGRKTEVPERFRKHVAEKLNPERIQKLDAKVISLDVEVSKEHNPRQADRSDRVEITLRSRGPVIRAEAAAGDPYAALDLAQDKLEARLRKQHDKRFTRRGTGRLSAAEVADSVPGVATLNGNGQPVGEETEDGIPTTRIGSLEVQGEGPLIVREKTHSARPMSLDQALYEMELVGHDFYLFVDSETKMPSVVYRRHAYDYGVIHVDPDGASSSEESAVGGAGGALGG; translated from the coding sequence GTGGACATCGTCGTCAAGGGCCGCAAGACCGAGGTGCCCGAGCGGTTCCGCAAGCACGTGGCCGAGAAGCTGAATCCCGAGCGGATCCAGAAGCTCGACGCCAAGGTGATCAGCTTGGACGTCGAGGTGTCCAAGGAGCACAACCCGCGTCAGGCCGACCGTTCCGACCGTGTCGAGATCACCCTGCGTTCGCGGGGCCCGGTGATCCGCGCCGAGGCCGCCGCAGGCGACCCGTACGCAGCCCTCGACCTGGCTCAGGACAAGCTGGAGGCCCGGCTGCGCAAGCAGCACGACAAGCGTTTCACCCGCCGCGGCACCGGACGGCTCTCGGCAGCCGAGGTCGCCGACAGCGTGCCGGGCGTGGCGACGCTCAACGGCAACGGACAGCCGGTCGGTGAGGAGACCGAGGACGGAATTCCGACCACCCGGATCGGATCCCTCGAAGTGCAGGGCGAAGGCCCGCTGATCGTCCGCGAGAAGACCCACTCGGCCCGGCCCATGTCGCTCGACCAGGCTCTCTACGAAATGGAACTGGTCGGCCACGACTTCTATCTGTTCGTCGACTCCGAGACCAAGATGCCGAGCGTCGTCTACCGGCGCCACGCCTACGACTACGGCGTCATCCACGTGGACCCCGACGGGGCGTCCAGCTCGGAGGAGTCGGCCGTCGGCGGCGCCGGCGGAGCGCTCGGAGGCTGA
- a CDS encoding phosphoribosyltransferase family protein, translating into MRGWWQELAGLVLPAACAGCGAARSLLCGACRGALGGAGAGPVCPAVRGALPSLPPVYAAARYEGPVRAVVLAHKERGALPLAGPLGAALAAAVSAAARTGARGERGGGAGAWGGELVLVPVPSARRTVRARGHDPARRIALAASRRLRRAGEPARVAPVLRLRRRVADQAGLGARQRRENLAGALEVRPGGVRTAAGARIVVVDDVVTTGATLEEAARALRAAGLRADAAAVVAAPSGSFARALMLERRWTTRTEQKSRE; encoded by the coding sequence ATGCGGGGGTGGTGGCAGGAGCTGGCCGGGCTGGTCCTGCCGGCCGCCTGCGCGGGCTGCGGGGCCGCGCGCTCACTGCTGTGCGGGGCCTGCCGCGGGGCCCTGGGCGGCGCGGGTGCGGGGCCGGTGTGCCCGGCGGTGCGGGGCGCGCTGCCGTCGTTGCCGCCGGTGTACGCGGCGGCCCGGTACGAGGGGCCGGTGCGGGCGGTCGTGCTGGCCCACAAGGAACGCGGCGCCCTGCCCTTGGCCGGCCCGCTGGGCGCCGCCCTGGCCGCGGCGGTCTCGGCGGCGGCCCGCACGGGGGCCCGGGGAGAGCGCGGGGGCGGGGCGGGGGCCTGGGGAGGGGAGCTGGTGCTGGTCCCGGTGCCGTCCGCGCGGCGGACCGTACGGGCGCGCGGGCACGATCCGGCGCGCCGGATCGCCCTGGCCGCGTCCCGGCGGCTGCGGCGGGCCGGGGAGCCCGCGCGCGTGGCGCCCGTACTGCGGCTGCGGCGGCGGGTCGCCGACCAGGCCGGGCTGGGGGCCCGGCAGCGGCGGGAGAACCTGGCCGGGGCCCTGGAGGTGCGCCCGGGCGGGGTGCGGACGGCGGCGGGGGCTCGGATCGTGGTGGTGGACGACGTGGTGACGACCGGAGCCACGCTCGAGGAGGCGGCCCGGGCGCTGCGCGCGGCGGGGCTGCGGGCGGACGCGGCGGCCGTCGTGGCGGCGCCGTCCGGATCGTTCGCCCGGGCCCTGATGCTAGAGCGCCGGTGGACTACTCGTACAGAGCAAAAATCTCGTGAATAG
- a CDS encoding LpqB family beta-propeller domain-containing protein, translated as MEPVEDAERRGRARQTPHAPQAPQAPLRGARALLALGVVGLLLAGCASMPDRGEIRRVEASQGVDSQVRVFGVPPADKASPAEIVDGFLEAMTGDDPRLATARKYLTDDAAKNWKPSSAVTVLSAGLDRVPVQGEKDPDGPRWKVTGKKLATVDERSAYQPETAGSRYEEYLQLVQVKGQWRIATPPSSLVLSESDFQRIYKPVNKYYFAGSTLVADPVYVRQRSDPDSRMDPTTLTVQSLLAGPSKWLGPVASTAFPTGAGLREDTKSLAYDGQNTLRVPLNKAGENVAQPQCQKMATQLLYTVRDLTASRLDRVELLRSDGKSSLCWVTGSTAATIANRPVPPQHQYYVDKDGRLVRMVLNAGADEQQQDKPEPAPGPLATAAGFKVGSAAVTYDEKRAAVVSEDGHGLYVVTLTTAGAMPQALLTSKTGKLTAPSWDAQGDLWIADQDPQTQGLWRVPGGTGTPQKVDVAGLDGTKISGLKASSDGVRIALLVERDGGRKNLYIGRIERPEGKGDPSKVSVRELRPAAPQMAEVTAMSWAPRGRLLVVGRESGGVDQARYMLADGSMVAASLPGATGLSAIAASEDESKPVVASSTEDGIVWLPPGAQWRTAAAGGRAPVYPG; from the coding sequence ATGGAACCGGTGGAGGACGCTGAGCGCCGCGGGCGGGCACGGCAGACCCCGCACGCCCCGCAGGCCCCGCAGGCCCCGCTGAGGGGCGCCCGTGCGCTCCTGGCCCTGGGCGTCGTCGGGCTGCTCCTCGCCGGCTGCGCCTCCATGCCCGACCGCGGCGAGATCCGCCGGGTGGAGGCCTCCCAGGGCGTCGACTCCCAGGTCCGGGTCTTCGGCGTGCCCCCGGCCGACAAGGCCAGCCCGGCCGAGATCGTCGACGGCTTCCTGGAGGCCATGACGGGCGACGACCCGCGGCTGGCCACCGCCCGCAAGTACCTCACCGACGACGCCGCCAAGAACTGGAAGCCCTCCTCGGCCGTCACCGTGCTCTCCGCCGGCCTCGACCGCGTCCCCGTCCAGGGCGAGAAGGACCCCGACGGGCCCCGCTGGAAGGTCACCGGCAAGAAGCTCGCCACCGTCGACGAGCGCAGCGCCTACCAGCCGGAGACCGCCGGCAGCCGCTACGAGGAGTACCTCCAGCTGGTCCAGGTCAAGGGGCAGTGGCGGATCGCCACCCCGCCCAGCAGCCTCGTGCTCAGCGAGTCCGACTTCCAGCGCATCTACAAGCCCGTCAACAAGTACTACTTCGCGGGCAGTACGCTCGTCGCCGATCCGGTCTACGTGCGCCAGCGCAGCGACCCCGATTCGCGGATGGACCCCACCACCCTCACCGTGCAGTCGCTGCTGGCCGGGCCCTCCAAGTGGCTCGGGCCCGTGGCCTCCACCGCGTTCCCGACGGGCGCCGGACTGCGCGAGGACACCAAGTCCCTCGCCTACGACGGCCAGAACACCCTGCGCGTCCCGCTCAACAAGGCCGGGGAGAACGTCGCCCAGCCGCAGTGCCAGAAGATGGCCACCCAACTCCTCTACACCGTCAGGGACCTGACGGCCTCCCGGCTGGACCGCGTGGAACTGCTGCGCTCCGACGGCAAGTCCTCGCTGTGCTGGGTGACCGGCTCCACCGCCGCGACGATCGCGAACCGGCCGGTCCCGCCGCAGCACCAGTACTACGTGGACAAGGACGGCCGGCTCGTACGGATGGTCCTCAACGCGGGCGCCGACGAGCAGCAGCAGGACAAGCCCGAGCCGGCCCCCGGACCGCTGGCCACGGCCGCCGGGTTCAAGGTGGGCTCGGCCGCCGTGACGTACGACGAGAAGCGCGCCGCGGTCGTCTCCGAGGACGGGCACGGGCTGTACGTGGTCACGCTGACCACCGCCGGGGCCATGCCGCAGGCGCTGCTCACCAGCAAGACCGGCAAGCTCACCGCGCCCAGCTGGGACGCCCAGGGCGACCTGTGGATCGCCGACCAGGACCCGCAGACCCAGGGCCTGTGGCGGGTGCCCGGCGGGACCGGCACCCCGCAGAAGGTGGACGTCGCCGGACTCGACGGGACGAAGATCAGCGGGCTGAAGGCCTCCTCCGACGGGGTGCGCATCGCCCTGCTCGTCGAACGGGACGGCGGCCGCAAGAACCTCTACATCGGGCGGATCGAGCGGCCCGAGGGCAAGGGGGACCCGTCGAAGGTGTCGGTGCGCGAGCTGCGCCCGGCCGCCCCGCAGATGGCCGAGGTGACGGCGATGAGCTGGGCGCCGCGGGGCCGGCTGCTGGTGGTGGGCCGGGAGAGCGGCGGCGTCGACCAGGCCCGCTACATGCTGGCCGACGGGTCGATGGTCGCGGCGAGCCTGCCCGGGGCCACGGGGCTGAGTGCCATCGCCGCCTCCGAGGACGAGTCGAAGCCTGTGGTGGCCTCCTCCACCGAGGACGGCATCGTGTGGCTGCCACCGGGCGCGCAGTGGCGCACCGCGGCGGCGGGCGGCCGGGCGCCGGTCTACCCGGGCTGA